Proteins co-encoded in one Bacteroidota bacterium genomic window:
- the gldC gene encoding gliding motility protein GldC has product MKTSEIKFTVNLDEHNLPSIINWETSDGSEKSQSKSVMIALWDAREQNTLRIDLWTKDMSIDEMKRFFHQSLLSMADTFKKATGEDKITDDLKDYCSHFADKMGILAPDQQ; this is encoded by the coding sequence ATGAAGACCTCAGAGATAAAATTTACAGTCAACCTGGATGAACACAACCTGCCTTCAATAATAAACTGGGAAACGAGTGATGGGAGCGAAAAAAGTCAGAGCAAATCGGTAATGATCGCTCTTTGGGATGCCAGGGAACAAAATACTTTGCGTATTGATCTTTGGACAAAAGATATGTCGATCGATGAAATGAAACGTTTTTTCCATCAAAGTCTTTTATCGATGGCCGATACTTTTAAAAAAGCTACAGGAGAAGACAAAATAACAGATGATCTGAAAGATTACTGCAGCCACTTTGCCGATAAAATGGGAATCCTGGCGCCTGATCAACAATAG
- a CDS encoding DUF488 domain-containing protein — MFYRRKVILGLIQLLGGELEKISLQKLLFLFTIKQLKTEYDFVPYKFGCFSFSAYADLFTMVKKGMLTETDSHFKRADKTDYLKALKEDDQKRLMEIKTLYGKMDSTALMKHTYINYPYYAIKSVKATSILTKDELEKVNKAKPQSNKTVLFTIGYEGISLEEYLNRLLKNDVKILVDVRNNPLSMKYGFSKNQLKRYCESVGVQYLHFPEVGIQSNQRQELNSQNDYDKLFAVYRKDNLTKTKPTQTAILNLLKQHQRIAITCFEANICQCHRKHLAEAIESLPSFEYEVKHI, encoded by the coding sequence ATGTTTTATAGACGAAAAGTCATATTAGGTTTAATACAACTTTTGGGCGGTGAGCTGGAGAAAATTTCCCTTCAAAAACTCCTTTTCCTCTTTACCATAAAACAATTAAAAACCGAATACGATTTTGTCCCATATAAGTTTGGGTGTTTTTCTTTTTCAGCTTACGCTGATTTATTCACGATGGTAAAAAAGGGTATGTTAACTGAAACCGATAGTCATTTTAAAAGAGCCGATAAGACGGATTATCTGAAAGCACTTAAAGAAGATGACCAAAAAAGGTTAATGGAAATAAAAACCTTATATGGTAAAATGGATAGTACTGCACTGATGAAGCATACATATATCAACTACCCATATTATGCTATTAAAAGTGTAAAGGCTACAAGCATCTTGACAAAGGATGAACTGGAAAAAGTAAACAAGGCTAAACCTCAAAGTAATAAAACTGTTTTGTTTACTATAGGATACGAAGGTATTTCTCTGGAAGAATATTTAAACCGCCTTCTTAAAAACGATGTGAAAATACTGGTGGATGTTCGCAACAATCCACTAAGCATGAAGTATGGTTTTAGTAAAAATCAGCTCAAAAGATATTGTGAAAGTGTAGGCGTACAATATTTACATTTCCCTGAAGTAGGTATCCAATCTAATCAGCGTCAAGAGTTAAATTCGCAAAACGACTATGATAAGCTGTTTGCTGTGTATCGTAAAGATAACCTTACAAAAACAAAACCTACACAGACTGCCATTTTAAATCTATTGAAACAACATCAACGTATTGCTATAACTTGTTTCGAAGCTAATATATGCCAGTGTCATAGAAAGCATTTAGCGGAAGCCATCGAATCACTGCCAAGCTTTGAATATGAAGTAAAACATATTTAA
- a CDS encoding SBBP repeat-containing protein produces the protein MRRKLNSTVFICSIIGLSIPCSVFSFSTGKARDKEREDIQQFLKSQPVRFLENKGQMYDMTGKPVSFVLFKASVPGMDMYITEKGLTYSFVKYEEDPKGEMHAEKYDSAGEENRKAEFRRVDVELKGGSVKRENIIKEFPSVANYHFFYSHCQDGVYGVKEYEKITVKDVYPGIDWVFYNSDEKGFKYDFIVHPGANPSLIRLAYSGADLKNINGNIQISTSLGFVTDNRPVSYIAATRQSVESSFDLSEQNEISFSIDNYYTSQTLVIDPQINWYTRGQIGGFGGVLDMEVNQVNGDFAVTGYYQGIGYPLLNPGGGAYFQTSGQIIIMLFNSKGVLKWSTLYGSPSGNADNYGYSICFDAAGNIFLSGRGTTAANGFPLQNPGGGAFYLANNSGFNTIILKFDPNGVRLWATHFGWSWNTSQGGHEVEVDAAGNLFVVGSCGGSGSTTALPVLNPGGGAYFQGTGSANDNMFIAKFTNSGVLLWSTYFAGSGGSSGADLAIDNNGNIFCTGYAGTGFPVLSAGGYFDNTVNGISDVFVVKFNNNGVLQWSTYFGGNGNADQAFGIDCDNLNNIIITGVTNSTAAFPLQNPGGGAYYQATNAGVSDIFVSKFTPATNLFWSTYYGGAGDDVGIISAVFVGDVVTDNCNNIYVVGATKAPATFPTYNPGCGSFYYNYGNQAILRFSPAGVRSWATLYGESNSPASQRATMTCAYDKNSRCFYTGGEIYGPSGPNPPPVDPGGGAYFNSYFGQTGDDSFIAKFSPDTLKLSSTFSPPSVCSCNGSATVNITSCGTPPYNYKWSNGSQALNVLTASNTLTGLCSGNYWVEVTDAACNKDTVFYTFPGGLSLSSTSGNVICAGSCNGSSTITPAGGSSPYGYLWSNGQTAQTATGLCTGTYSVVVTDAANCTSVLNVTINKLTVSTSQTNVLCSGNTTGNAVVSVAGNTGTVTYSWLPTGQTTKSVTGLTAGIYTVRITDANGCSLNEKVYIDEPEPLIITPTSQNISCTTSGSASISTSGGIIPYTYSWNTGQTSSTISCPTAGDYTVTLTDANGCTSSQVFNITGTSPVSASFTTSSTCTGSSVTFTNTGSTGTYSWLISPLNPNVSGTTTNFTYTFLTAGSYSVTHTVSDGTCNNSITETITMINCAGPAVTATGNSVCSGNCATVSSNGTGGSAPYTYSWSNGSTTQNINPCPVSTATYTVTIKDAGGNTSTSMAVVTVNPAVSVTTTVTNISCNGGTNGSASANVSSGTPGYTYSWSNVSGSGSVVSGLTAGTYSVMVTDSKGCTASSTVNIAAPPALAGQFAKGTSNCAGCGCKEWIMINAAGGTNPYSYSWPDGYVNRYKNQLCPGAYTVNIKDKNGCSVNVNFTTP, from the coding sequence ATGAGAAGAAAGTTAAACAGTACAGTTTTTATATGCAGCATCATCGGTCTGTCAATTCCGTGTTCAGTATTTTCATTCTCTACAGGAAAAGCCCGGGATAAAGAAAGAGAGGATATTCAACAGTTCTTGAAAAGCCAACCGGTCAGATTTTTGGAGAATAAGGGGCAGATGTATGATATGACGGGTAAACCGGTTTCTTTTGTATTGTTTAAAGCTTCAGTTCCCGGAATGGATATGTATATTACCGAAAAGGGTCTTACTTATTCATTTGTTAAGTATGAGGAAGATCCTAAGGGTGAAATGCACGCTGAAAAATATGATTCAGCAGGTGAAGAGAACCGGAAAGCTGAATTTCGTCGTGTTGACGTTGAGTTAAAAGGTGGCTCTGTTAAACGTGAAAATATTATTAAAGAGTTCCCATCGGTCGCTAACTATCATTTTTTCTATAGCCATTGCCAGGATGGAGTTTACGGCGTTAAAGAATACGAAAAAATAACTGTTAAAGATGTTTACCCTGGTATTGATTGGGTGTTTTACAATTCGGACGAAAAGGGTTTTAAATATGACTTCATTGTTCATCCGGGCGCCAACCCCAGCCTTATCAGACTTGCATACAGCGGTGCCGACCTTAAAAATATTAATGGTAATATTCAGATATCAACCTCGCTTGGTTTTGTTACGGATAACCGTCCTGTTTCTTATATTGCCGCCACTCGCCAAAGTGTGGAATCTTCATTTGATCTTTCTGAACAAAATGAAATATCTTTTTCCATTGATAATTATTATACCTCTCAAACACTTGTTATCGATCCTCAGATAAATTGGTACACCCGTGGGCAGATAGGGGGGTTTGGAGGAGTACTGGATATGGAAGTGAACCAGGTAAATGGAGATTTTGCTGTGACAGGCTATTACCAGGGAATTGGTTATCCGCTGTTAAATCCGGGTGGAGGCGCATATTTTCAGACCAGCGGTCAGATCATTATAATGTTGTTTAATTCAAAGGGTGTTTTAAAATGGTCTACTTTATATGGGTCTCCATCAGGTAATGCAGATAATTATGGTTATTCTATATGCTTTGATGCGGCCGGAAATATTTTTTTATCGGGCAGAGGTACTACAGCTGCTAATGGATTTCCACTACAGAATCCGGGTGGCGGAGCTTTTTATCTGGCTAATAATTCCGGGTTTAATACGATTATCTTAAAGTTCGACCCGAATGGAGTACGTTTATGGGCCACGCATTTCGGTTGGTCCTGGAATACATCCCAGGGTGGTCATGAAGTTGAAGTTGATGCAGCGGGAAACCTTTTTGTGGTTGGATCCTGTGGGGGATCAGGTTCTACCACCGCTTTGCCAGTATTAAATCCGGGTGGAGGAGCCTATTTTCAGGGTACAGGATCTGCAAATGACAATATGTTTATTGCAAAATTCACTAACTCGGGCGTTCTTTTGTGGTCGACCTATTTTGCCGGTAGTGGCGGAAGTTCGGGAGCTGATCTGGCAATAGATAATAATGGAAATATTTTTTGCACAGGTTATGCCGGTACAGGATTTCCTGTTCTATCAGCCGGAGGCTATTTCGATAATACGGTAAATGGAATAAGCGATGTGTTCGTTGTGAAATTCAATAATAACGGAGTTCTGCAATGGTCAACTTATTTTGGAGGTAATGGTAACGCCGATCAGGCCTTCGGAATTGATTGCGACAATTTGAATAATATAATTATAACCGGGGTAACAAATTCAACGGCCGCTTTTCCGCTTCAAAATCCGGGCGGCGGAGCTTATTACCAGGCAACCAATGCGGGAGTGAGTGATATTTTTGTTTCCAAATTCACTCCGGCCACAAACCTGTTTTGGTCAACCTACTATGGTGGTGCGGGTGATGATGTTGGTATAATATCCGCTGTTTTTGTTGGGGATGTTGTTACAGACAATTGCAATAATATATATGTAGTTGGAGCGACCAAAGCGCCCGCCACATTCCCTACGTACAACCCGGGCTGTGGATCTTTCTACTATAATTATGGCAACCAGGCGATTCTACGTTTTTCCCCGGCGGGAGTGCGGAGCTGGGCAACGTTGTATGGGGAAAGTAATTCTCCTGCAAGTCAAAGAGCAACAATGACCTGCGCGTATGATAAAAATTCCCGTTGCTTTTATACAGGTGGCGAAATTTATGGTCCTTCCGGACCTAACCCACCACCGGTTGATCCGGGCGGTGGAGCTTATTTTAATAGCTATTTTGGTCAAACCGGAGATGATTCATTTATTGCCAAGTTCTCTCCCGATACTCTTAAGTTAAGTAGTACATTCTCTCCGCCTTCGGTATGTTCATGTAACGGTAGCGCAACAGTGAATATTACCAGTTGCGGAACACCTCCTTATAATTATAAATGGAGTAATGGAAGCCAGGCGCTGAATGTTTTAACAGCAAGTAACACCCTTACAGGTCTCTGCTCCGGAAATTATTGGGTTGAAGTAACAGATGCCGCTTGCAATAAGGATACTGTTTTTTATACTTTTCCCGGAGGACTTTCTTTGAGCAGTACATCCGGAAATGTTATATGCGCAGGATCCTGCAACGGGAGTTCGACCATAACACCGGCAGGGGGATCTTCTCCTTACGGCTACTTATGGAGCAATGGTCAAACTGCGCAAACCGCTACCGGACTTTGTACGGGCACTTACTCCGTAGTTGTGACGGATGCAGCGAACTGCACTTCGGTTTTGAATGTTACAATAAATAAATTAACCGTCAGTACATCGCAGACCAATGTTTTATGCAGTGGAAATACAACAGGTAATGCTGTTGTATCGGTTGCGGGTAATACTGGAACCGTAACATACAGCTGGCTGCCTACAGGTCAAACTACAAAGTCAGTAACAGGATTGACTGCCGGAATTTATACTGTAAGGATAACTGATGCGAACGGTTGTTCGTTAAATGAAAAAGTATATATTGATGAACCGGAGCCTTTGATCATTACTCCGACCAGTCAGAATATCAGCTGCACCACAAGTGGAAGTGCCTCAATAAGTACAAGCGGAGGAATTATACCATATACTTATAGCTGGAACACTGGTCAGACAAGTTCAACTATTTCGTGTCCTACCGCGGGGGACTATACTGTAACTTTGACAGATGCCAATGGATGTACAAGCAGTCAGGTGTTTAACATAACCGGAACTAGTCCCGTTTCAGCATCATTTACCACTTCATCGACATGCACAGGCAGTTCAGTAACCTTTACCAATACGGGTTCAACGGGCACCTATAGCTGGCTTATTTCACCGTTAAATCCAAACGTAAGCGGTACTACTACTAACTTTACGTATACTTTTTTAACGGCAGGGAGCTACAGCGTTACACATACAGTTAGTGACGGAACATGTAATAACTCCATCACAGAAACTATCACAATGATAAATTGTGCCGGTCCTGCAGTAACTGCAACAGGAAATTCAGTATGTTCAGGTAATTGCGCTACAGTGAGCTCCAATGGAACAGGAGGCTCGGCTCCATACACCTATTCGTGGAGTAATGGTTCCACGACTCAGAATATTAATCCATGTCCTGTTTCAACCGCCACATACACAGTTACAATAAAAGATGCGGGTGGAAATACATCCACTTCAATGGCTGTGGTAACTGTTAATCCTGCTGTGAGCGTGACAACTACTGTAACAAATATAAGTTGTAACGGGGGAACAAATGGCAGCGCCAGTGCAAATGTGAGTAGTGGTACACCTGGCTATACATATAGTTGGAGCAACGTGTCGGGTTCCGGGTCAGTGGTTTCAGGTTTAACTGCCGGAACGTATTCGGTTATGGTAACGGATAGCAAGGGCTGTACTGCCTCATCAACTGTAAATATAGCCGCACCTCCTGCGCTGGCCGGACAATTTGCCAAAGGAACTTCCAATTGTGCAGGTTGCGGGTGTAAAGAATGGATAATGATCAATGCTGCCGGTGGAACTAATCCATATTCTTATTCCTGGCCGGATGGCTATGTGAACAGGTACAAAAATCAACTTTGCCCGGGTGCTTACACTGTAAATATTAAGGATAAAAACGGTTGCAGTGTGAATGTTAACTTTACAACGCCATGA
- a CDS encoding peptidase C1, whose product MNRKLTIILLSLVTFTIVAQERKDKATFKPYVNAFYEQIKKANETFYSEKKEPSKRFLMDYTAIDVPKSATEFKTVWAHKPVSQGETNTCWSYSTISFYEAEITRLTKQTIKLSEPFIVYWQYVEKAREFVRTRGKSLFDEGSESNAVTFMMRKYGVLPGHAYTGVKPGQQYPDHSKMISELKAYMQSIKATNAWGEEQVVGTVKGIMNFYLGEPPTEVTVDDKKFSPKEYLVAICKLNPDDYVDFMSLMEAPYWTQAEYKVPDNWNHSNDYYNVPLDDFMAIVKSAIKKDFSMSIGGDVSESGISSYTGVMMIPTYDIPSQYIDENARELRFLNGATTDDHGMHLVGYLEKPNGTWFLIKDSGSGGHNNVNSPGYYYMHEDFVKLKMMNITVHKDAVKEYIEKFPDRRMIKYTK is encoded by the coding sequence ATGAACAGGAAACTTACAATTATTCTTTTGTCACTCGTAACCTTTACGATTGTTGCACAGGAAAGAAAAGATAAGGCAACGTTTAAACCATACGTAAATGCTTTTTATGAACAGATAAAAAAGGCAAACGAAACTTTTTACAGCGAGAAAAAGGAACCATCAAAGAGATTTTTGATGGATTATACAGCTATTGACGTACCTAAAAGTGCTACAGAGTTTAAAACGGTATGGGCCCATAAGCCGGTATCGCAGGGTGAAACAAATACCTGCTGGAGCTACTCAACTATATCATTCTATGAAGCGGAGATAACCCGTCTGACCAAACAAACGATCAAACTATCGGAGCCGTTTATTGTTTACTGGCAATACGTCGAAAAAGCCCGTGAGTTTGTGAGGACACGCGGCAAATCATTGTTTGATGAAGGTTCGGAGAGCAATGCCGTTACATTTATGATGCGTAAATACGGAGTACTGCCTGGTCATGCGTACACGGGGGTAAAGCCGGGTCAGCAGTATCCAGATCACAGCAAAATGATATCCGAACTGAAAGCGTATATGCAATCGATAAAAGCGACAAATGCCTGGGGCGAAGAACAGGTTGTGGGAACAGTTAAGGGCATCATGAATTTTTATTTAGGCGAGCCGCCGACCGAAGTGACCGTTGATGATAAAAAATTTTCACCAAAGGAATACCTGGTTGCTATTTGCAAATTAAATCCAGATGATTACGTAGATTTTATGTCACTTATGGAAGCTCCCTACTGGACACAGGCTGAATATAAAGTGCCTGATAACTGGAATCATTCAAATGACTATTACAACGTACCCCTCGATGATTTTATGGCAATTGTAAAATCTGCTATCAAAAAAGATTTTTCTATGTCGATAGGCGGTGATGTTTCCGAGAGCGGCATAAGTTCATACACCGGAGTGATGATGATTCCTACGTATGATATTCCATCGCAATACATCGATGAGAATGCGCGTGAATTGCGATTCCTGAATGGTGCCACCACCGATGATCATGGCATGCACCTGGTCGGCTATCTCGAAAAGCCAAACGGCACCTGGTTCCTGATAAAAGATTCCGGCAGCGGCGGACATAACAACGTGAACAGCCCCGGTTATTATTACATGCACGAAGATTTTGTGAAATTAAAGATGATGAACATCACGGTTCATAAAGATGCGGTGAAAGAGTATATAGAGAAGTTCCCGGACAGGAGGATGATAAAGTATACGAAGTAG
- a CDS encoding T9SS type A sorting domain-containing protein, which translates to MSKLLKIIIAIGLLGQNSVKGQSVLNIYPDSLIAPVNENFSPGCFFSPKTLQAYNDFMGNGIFQNVIRTNAIESALNNSTDLTSCLSLLSSYQADLMALSLRCDKFIFIFEKMPLWLSSSTDGTPVTGIAGYYVFNTKPPANWNTWQTVIDSITAKIVNQFGITNAYFEIWNEPDLGSWTGTMNEYFTLYKRTYDGVKSANPSAKVGGPTVNFWANNLNWQPPYGYISNTKADSSLIGQLLDSVVIWNKIPDFISWHNFNISYQEFTNAANYIQQKLTSLFLPAIPLIITEWNAPSAIRDTRLATPYMIKVQIELSKTVIANNSIAAWQDFNSSTTEFHNDYGLLTYGAIHKPAYNSILLSDKIDGTTCKMTSISPYDGVSSVINDTLFVLISNYCPPPFVEAFNYTLYQGQFNVNQLDSAGYIDIVGNSVLHLDSIYKGLIIIPNSNVMQIAINNSIGIYQHYDSIATSPRQFNLNISGYSGSYSGQLFMVDSTQNNMQFKYDSLLTAGYTQPSAISAILPNQNINFSTISVNAGQYSFSLQPNAVCLFKIGIPGINSITGNNFTKNNFVVYPNPGSESLTIVLTLQQVNTETMLIYNSMGALVKTVHINQPATVIDVSELSSGLYFIQLKNNQQQTTKFIKQ; encoded by the coding sequence ATGAGTAAACTTTTGAAAATTATTATTGCAATCGGACTGCTCGGACAAAATTCAGTTAAGGGGCAATCTGTTTTAAATATTTACCCCGACTCTTTAATTGCTCCTGTAAACGAAAATTTTTCTCCCGGTTGTTTTTTTAGTCCTAAGACATTACAGGCTTACAATGACTTTATGGGCAATGGGATTTTTCAGAATGTAATCAGAACAAATGCTATTGAAAGTGCCCTTAATAATTCAACGGACCTGACGAGTTGCCTCAGCTTGTTGTCTTCTTACCAAGCCGACCTGATGGCTCTTTCCTTAAGGTGTGATAAATTCATATTTATTTTTGAAAAAATGCCATTATGGCTGAGCAGTTCAACTGATGGCACTCCGGTTACTGGTATAGCAGGTTATTATGTTTTTAATACAAAGCCCCCTGCAAATTGGAATACATGGCAAACTGTGATAGACAGTATTACAGCAAAGATTGTTAATCAGTTTGGAATTACAAACGCATATTTTGAAATCTGGAATGAACCCGATTTAGGTTCATGGACTGGAACAATGAATGAATATTTTACGCTTTACAAAAGAACCTATGATGGAGTAAAATCAGCAAATCCATCAGCAAAAGTTGGTGGCCCAACAGTAAATTTTTGGGCCAACAATTTAAATTGGCAGCCACCCTATGGGTATATCTCTAATACAAAGGCAGACTCTTCGCTAATTGGTCAATTATTGGATTCTGTGGTAATTTGGAATAAAATTCCCGATTTTATTTCATGGCATAATTTTAATATATCGTATCAGGAATTTACTAATGCTGCAAATTATATTCAGCAAAAATTAACTTCACTTTTTCTTCCTGCTATTCCATTGATTATCACCGAATGGAATGCGCCATCGGCAATAAGGGATACGAGGCTTGCGACACCCTATATGATCAAAGTTCAAATAGAACTCTCCAAAACTGTCATTGCAAATAATTCCATTGCTGCCTGGCAAGATTTTAATTCCAGTACCACAGAGTTTCATAACGATTATGGTTTGTTGACTTATGGTGCAATTCATAAACCTGCTTACAATAGCATTTTGCTTTCAGATAAAATAGATGGAACTACTTGTAAAATGACTTCAATTTCGCCTTATGACGGAGTATCATCAGTTATCAACGACACACTATTCGTTCTTATCTCTAATTATTGTCCTCCACCTTTTGTTGAAGCGTTTAATTATACTTTGTATCAAGGACAATTTAACGTAAATCAATTAGACAGTGCGGGTTACATTGATATTGTCGGTAATAGTGTTTTGCACCTTGACTCTATTTACAAAGGATTGATTATTATCCCAAATTCCAATGTGATGCAAATTGCAATTAATAATTCAATTGGCATTTATCAGCATTATGATTCTATTGCAACTTCACCAAGACAATTTAACTTGAATATTAGCGGATATTCAGGAAGTTATTCTGGACAATTATTCATGGTTGACTCAACTCAAAACAATATGCAATTTAAGTACGACTCACTATTAACGGCTGGCTATACACAACCCTCAGCTATTTCCGCAATACTTCCTAATCAAAATATTAATTTCTCAACAATTTCAGTAAATGCAGGGCAATATTCGTTTTCATTGCAGCCCAATGCAGTTTGTTTATTTAAAATTGGTATTCCTGGCATAAATAGTATTACCGGAAATAATTTTACTAAAAATAATTTTGTTGTTTACCCAAACCCGGGTTCCGAAAGTTTGACAATAGTACTCACATTGCAGCAAGTAAACACAGAGACGATGCTAATTTATAATTCAATGGGAGCTTTAGTAAAAACAGTTCACATAAATCAACCTGCTACAGTAATTGATGTTTCGGAATTATCAAGCGGACTTTATTTTATTCAACTGAAAAATAATCAACAGCAGACAACAAAATTTATAAAACAGTAG